One window of Microbacterium sp. 1S1 genomic DNA carries:
- a CDS encoding SDR family oxidoreductase, whose protein sequence is MANRRAVVTGASSGIGQATVRALRSRGWDVVGVARRADRLAVLSAETGASTIACDLTDDSAVAALLEELERTGPVHALVQVAGGARGTDRVEDAALADWQWMYDANVLATQRLVAGLLPLLRRAADADGHADLLFVTSTAAQTAYPGGAGYNAAKAAEAMLVRALRQELNGEPLRVAEVAPGMVHTEEFTLNRLGGDAVAAEAVYSGVEAPLRAEDVADVIAYALDAPGHVNLDLITMRPVAQSAQHLLARGPLRVRPVE, encoded by the coding sequence ATGGCGAACAGACGTGCAGTGGTGACAGGTGCGAGTTCCGGGATCGGTCAGGCGACCGTGCGGGCCCTCCGGTCGCGGGGGTGGGACGTCGTCGGCGTCGCCCGCCGCGCGGATCGTCTCGCGGTCCTCTCGGCCGAGACGGGCGCATCGACGATCGCCTGCGATCTGACGGATGACTCGGCCGTGGCGGCCCTCCTCGAGGAGTTGGAGCGCACGGGACCGGTGCATGCGCTCGTCCAGGTCGCCGGCGGCGCGCGAGGCACCGACCGCGTCGAGGATGCCGCGCTCGCGGACTGGCAATGGATGTACGACGCGAACGTCCTCGCGACGCAGCGCCTCGTGGCCGGCCTCCTCCCGCTGCTGCGTCGCGCCGCGGACGCGGACGGTCACGCCGACCTGCTCTTCGTGACCTCGACGGCCGCGCAGACCGCCTATCCCGGCGGTGCGGGCTACAACGCGGCGAAGGCGGCCGAGGCGATGCTCGTGCGGGCGCTGCGGCAGGAGTTGAACGGCGAGCCCCTGCGGGTGGCCGAGGTCGCACCCGGCATGGTGCACACCGAGGAGTTCACGTTGAACCGACTCGGCGGCGACGCCGTCGCCGCCGAAGCGGTCTACTCCGGTGTCGAGGCGCCGCTGCGGGCCGAGGACGTGGCGGACGTCATCGCCTATGCGCTGGACGCCCCGGGTCACGTGAACCTCGACCTGATCACGATGCGACCCGTCGCCCAGTCCGCACAGCACCTGCTCGCACGCGGTCCGCTGCGCGTCCGGCCCGTCGAGTGA
- a CDS encoding uracil-DNA glycosylase yields the protein MTGGRTLAELADEGLIDAGWAQALAPVQDTITALGERLRAEQAAGHGYLPAGPNVLRAFQRPLADVRVLITGQDPYPTPGHPIGLSFAVDRDVRPLPRSLMNIYKEREADLGLPPAPHGDLTAWSDQGVLLLNRVLTVRPGAAASHRGWGWEQVTELAIRTLVARDQPLVAILWGRDAANLQPLLGDTPVIASAHPSPLSASRGFFGSRPFSRANALLEGLGAEPVDWRVEGEASGSLS from the coding sequence GTGACCGGAGGACGCACCCTCGCCGAGCTCGCGGACGAGGGGCTGATCGACGCCGGGTGGGCTCAGGCTCTTGCTCCGGTGCAGGACACCATCACGGCGCTCGGGGAGCGGCTGCGTGCCGAGCAGGCTGCCGGCCACGGCTATCTCCCTGCGGGGCCGAACGTCTTGCGCGCGTTCCAGCGACCGCTCGCCGACGTCCGCGTGCTCATCACCGGCCAGGACCCGTACCCGACCCCGGGGCACCCGATCGGGCTGTCGTTCGCCGTCGACCGCGACGTGCGCCCGCTGCCGCGGAGCCTGATGAACATCTACAAGGAGCGCGAAGCCGACCTCGGCCTCCCGCCCGCGCCGCACGGAGACCTCACCGCGTGGAGCGACCAGGGCGTGCTGCTGCTGAACCGCGTGCTGACCGTACGCCCCGGCGCGGCCGCCTCTCACCGCGGCTGGGGATGGGAGCAGGTGACGGAGCTGGCGATCCGCACCCTCGTGGCCCGGGATCAGCCGCTCGTCGCGATCCTCTGGGGGCGTGACGCGGCGAACCTCCAGCCCCTGCTCGGCGACACACCGGTGATCGCCTCGGCGCATCCGTCACCGCTCTCCGCCAGCCGCGGCTTCTTCGGCTCCCGCCCCTTCTCCCGCGCGAACGCCCTCCTGGAGGGCCTCGGTGCGGAACCGGTGGACTGGCGGGTGGAGGGCGAGGCATCCGGCTCCCTAAGCTGA
- a CDS encoding GNAT family N-acetyltransferase gives MQFEPGDRRRVLPRHLRPATAPDTFSYAIRPARPADLPHVREIYNHFVSNSAVTLDERRSSIPYWRDKFALLERLGLPFLVAVSPSGAVLGYALAQPWAGKNAYRYTVEDSIYLGPGAAGKGLGSALLQALIDACEQRGLREMVAVISDQGAEASLRLHEKLGFVEAGRMGRVGHKFGRDLGTVYLRRALRPSRPSRPRRRLSLFPR, from the coding sequence ATGCAGTTCGAGCCGGGGGACCGTCGTCGCGTTCTGCCGCGCCACCTTCGTCCCGCCACCGCGCCGGACACGTTCTCCTACGCGATCCGCCCAGCCAGGCCCGCCGACCTGCCTCACGTGCGCGAGATCTACAACCACTTCGTCAGCAACTCCGCCGTCACCCTCGACGAGCGCCGAAGCAGCATCCCGTACTGGCGGGACAAGTTCGCCCTCCTGGAGCGACTCGGGTTGCCTTTCCTCGTGGCGGTGTCGCCGTCGGGCGCCGTCCTCGGCTACGCGCTCGCGCAACCGTGGGCAGGCAAGAACGCTTACCGCTACACGGTGGAGGACTCGATCTATCTCGGACCGGGGGCGGCGGGCAAAGGGCTCGGCTCCGCCCTCCTGCAGGCCCTGATCGACGCCTGCGAGCAGCGAGGGCTGCGGGAGATGGTCGCCGTCATCAGCGATCAGGGCGCGGAGGCCTCGCTCCGGTTGCACGAGAAGCTCGGCTTCGTGGAGGCCGGGCGCATGGGGCGCGTCGGCCACAAGTTCGGGCGCGACCTGGGCACCGTCTACCTGCGCCGTGCGCTTCGCCCCTCTCGCCCCTCTCGCCCCCGTCGTCGCCTCTCGCTCTTCCCGCGCTGA
- a CDS encoding ABC transporter ATP-binding protein produces the protein MSLIEARGLRRDFVVPKRAAFERTRRQTALEPTDLDVPEGASLGIIGESGSGKSTLVRLLLGLDRPTAGTVTVDGRSVDPSASARSLHWLRRRTGLVFQDPYASLDPRMTAGQIVREPLWALDIEGDHRARVREVLAQVGLDPEMGDRYPHEFSGGQRQRIALARALVHRPRILVGDEPLSALDVTVRAQILDLLAELRVADELTLLLVSHDIGVVQNLCDTVVVMKDGRIVERGPTREVLQRPTAEYTRTLLSAIPVIPDA, from the coding sequence ATGAGCTTGATCGAAGCACGAGGGCTCCGGCGAGACTTCGTGGTTCCGAAGCGCGCCGCGTTCGAGCGCACCCGCCGGCAGACGGCACTGGAGCCGACGGACCTCGATGTACCCGAGGGCGCCTCCCTCGGGATCATCGGCGAGTCCGGCTCCGGGAAGTCGACCCTCGTGCGCCTGCTGCTCGGCCTCGACCGTCCGACCGCGGGGACGGTGACGGTGGACGGCCGTTCCGTCGATCCCTCGGCCTCCGCGCGATCGCTGCACTGGCTGCGTCGACGGACGGGGCTCGTGTTCCAGGATCCCTACGCCTCGCTCGACCCACGGATGACCGCGGGGCAGATCGTGCGGGAGCCGCTGTGGGCCCTCGACATCGAGGGGGACCATCGAGCCCGGGTGCGCGAGGTCCTCGCCCAGGTGGGCCTCGACCCCGAGATGGGCGATCGCTACCCGCACGAGTTCTCCGGCGGGCAGCGCCAGCGGATCGCTCTCGCCCGCGCGCTCGTGCATCGCCCGCGGATCCTCGTGGGCGACGAGCCGCTGTCGGCTCTGGACGTGACGGTGCGCGCGCAGATCCTCGACCTCCTCGCGGAGCTGCGGGTCGCGGACGAGCTCACGCTGCTGCTCGTGTCGCACGACATCGGCGTGGTGCAGAACCTCTGCGACACGGTCGTCGTCATGAAGGACGGCCGTATCGTGGAGCGCGGTCCGACCCGGGAGGTCCTCCAGCGCCCGACGGCCGAGTACACCCGCACTCTCCTCTCCGCGATCCCCGTCATCCCCGACGCCTGA
- a CDS encoding ATP-binding cassette domain-containing protein yields the protein MSLTVEDLVIEIDGRRVVDGVSFEAPDGTRLGVIGESGSGKSLTALAVLGLLPDGATARGSIRWDGVELIGMPDRELARLRGDDIGIVFQEPRTALNPIRTVGRQIAESIRIHEGIGRREARERAVAEAARVRLPDPESIVDRYPHQLSGGQRQRVAIAMALACRPRLLIADEPTTALDVTIQAEILSLLLRLVAEEGMSLLFITHDLAVLSQVATDGVVLEHGRVVESGPVSRLLTAPSSPVTQGLLRDATATLWRPEGGTR from the coding sequence ATGAGTCTGACGGTCGAGGATCTCGTCATCGAGATCGACGGACGGCGCGTGGTCGACGGCGTCTCGTTCGAAGCGCCCGACGGCACGCGCCTCGGCGTGATCGGCGAGTCGGGCTCCGGCAAGTCCCTCACGGCGCTCGCCGTGCTCGGCCTGTTGCCCGACGGGGCGACGGCGCGCGGGAGCATCCGCTGGGACGGCGTCGAGCTGATCGGGATGCCGGACCGCGAACTCGCCCGGCTGCGCGGCGACGACATCGGCATCGTCTTCCAGGAGCCGCGCACGGCGCTCAACCCGATCCGCACCGTCGGTCGGCAGATCGCGGAGTCGATCCGCATCCATGAGGGCATCGGGCGGCGCGAGGCCAGGGAGCGGGCGGTCGCCGAAGCCGCACGCGTCCGGCTCCCCGACCCGGAGAGCATCGTCGACCGGTACCCGCACCAGCTCTCCGGCGGTCAGCGTCAGCGGGTCGCGATCGCCATGGCTCTCGCCTGTCGCCCGCGGCTGCTGATCGCGGACGAGCCGACGACGGCGCTCGACGTCACGATCCAGGCCGAGATCCTGTCGCTGCTGCTCCGGCTCGTCGCCGAGGAGGGGATGTCGCTCCTGTTCATCACCCATGACCTCGCGGTGCTGTCCCAGGTCGCGACGGACGGTGTGGTGCTGGAGCACGGACGCGTCGTCGAGAGTGGCCCCGTGTCGCGACTGCTGACGGCGCCCTCCTCCCCCGTCACGCAAGGGCTGCTGCGGGATGCGACGGCAACACTCTGGCGCCCCGAGGGAGGTACCCGATGA
- a CDS encoding ABC transporter permease, whose protein sequence is MSARWFPRLWRTSTGRFGLIVIGLIALAAIVSLFWTPFDPRASDIGDRWLPPGWPHLLGTDDTGRDILSLLMAGAQTTVFVSVGAGLVATAVGIALATLGALTTRLVRETVAVLVDILIAFPVLLIAMMISSVWGGSLWVVIWAVGIGFGVNIARVTRPELRRVQQSDFVLAARASGLTPAQNLARHLLPNVAPVFIVQLSWSMAVAVLAEAGLSYLGFGASVVEPSWGLLLADLQRYIGVHPLTVIWPGLTITLTVLALNLLGDGLREATDPTLRHRAAETHTPAVVA, encoded by the coding sequence ATGAGCGCGCGGTGGTTCCCCCGGCTCTGGCGGACCTCGACCGGCCGTTTCGGGCTGATCGTCATCGGACTCATCGCCCTGGCCGCGATCGTGTCCCTCTTCTGGACGCCGTTCGACCCGCGGGCCTCGGACATCGGCGACCGCTGGCTGCCGCCGGGCTGGCCGCACCTCCTCGGCACGGACGACACGGGCCGTGACATCCTGAGCCTGCTCATGGCGGGGGCGCAGACGACGGTGTTCGTCAGCGTGGGGGCCGGGCTCGTGGCCACGGCAGTCGGTATCGCCCTGGCCACCCTCGGCGCCCTGACCACCCGCTTGGTCCGGGAGACGGTTGCCGTGCTCGTCGACATCCTCATCGCCTTCCCCGTGCTGCTGATCGCCATGATGATCTCGTCGGTGTGGGGTGGCTCGCTCTGGGTCGTCATCTGGGCCGTCGGGATCGGCTTCGGTGTGAACATCGCTCGGGTCACGCGCCCCGAGCTGCGCCGCGTGCAGCAGAGCGACTTCGTGCTCGCCGCGCGCGCCTCCGGCCTGACTCCGGCGCAGAACCTCGCCCGGCATCTCCTGCCCAACGTCGCGCCGGTGTTCATCGTGCAGTTGTCGTGGTCGATGGCTGTGGCCGTCCTCGCGGAGGCGGGACTGTCCTACCTCGGCTTCGGGGCCTCGGTTGTGGAACCGAGCTGGGGGCTGCTGCTCGCCGACCTGCAGCGCTACATCGGCGTGCATCCGCTCACCGTGATCTGGCCCGGCCTGACCATCACCCTCACCGTTCTCGCCCTCAACCTGCTCGGGGATGGACTGCGCGAGGCCACGGACCCCACGCTGCGGCATCGCGCAGCCGAGACGCACACGCCGGCGGTGGTCGCATGA
- a CDS encoding ABC transporter permease gives MLRYALVRGALLIAGLLVSSALIFLTLRVFPGDVAQLIAGTQASPAEVEALRESLGLNRPLLAQYADWIGGIFRGDLGTSLLSGASVGEELLLKAQVTVPLGIMSLAIAVLIAVPFGVLAALRRGHRDGTALSVGAQALAAVPVVWAGMMLIVVFSVWLGWLPPQGFPRTGWSTPGRAIEALLLPALTIGVVEGAMLMRFVRSATLQAAGQDFVRTAAAKGLTKTRALIQHGIPAVGLSIITVLGLQVAGIIVGSVVIEQLFTLPGIGRMLVTDVGTRDLIKVQSELLVLTGFVLVIGFLVDLLHRAIDPRQREAA, from the coding sequence GTGCTGCGTTACGCGCTCGTCCGAGGAGCCCTGCTGATCGCGGGGCTCCTCGTGTCGAGCGCGCTCATCTTCCTCACGCTCCGGGTCTTCCCCGGGGATGTCGCACAGCTCATCGCGGGCACACAGGCGTCGCCGGCCGAAGTCGAGGCGCTGCGGGAGTCCCTCGGCTTGAACCGCCCGTTGCTCGCGCAGTACGCCGACTGGATCGGCGGCATCTTCCGCGGCGACCTGGGGACTTCGCTGCTCTCAGGCGCCTCCGTCGGCGAGGAGCTCCTGCTGAAGGCGCAGGTCACGGTGCCGCTCGGGATCATGTCGCTCGCGATCGCCGTCCTCATCGCGGTGCCGTTCGGCGTCCTCGCGGCCCTGCGCCGCGGCCACCGCGACGGCACGGCGCTCAGCGTCGGTGCCCAGGCTCTCGCTGCCGTGCCCGTCGTTTGGGCGGGGATGATGCTGATCGTCGTGTTCTCCGTGTGGCTGGGCTGGCTGCCACCCCAGGGCTTTCCCCGTACCGGGTGGTCGACACCGGGCAGAGCGATCGAGGCGCTGCTGCTCCCCGCCCTCACCATCGGCGTCGTCGAGGGGGCCATGCTCATGCGCTTCGTGCGCAGCGCGACCCTGCAGGCCGCGGGTCAGGACTTCGTCCGCACGGCGGCCGCGAAGGGCCTGACGAAGACCCGGGCTCTCATCCAGCACGGCATTCCTGCCGTCGGCCTGTCCATCATCACGGTTCTCGGTCTCCAGGTCGCCGGCATCATCGTCGGCTCGGTCGTCATCGAACAGCTGTTCACCCTCCCCGGTATCGGCCGCATGCTCGTGACGGACGTCGGCACCCGCGACCTCATCAAGGTGCAGAGCGAACTGCTCGTGCTGACCGGCTTCGTCCTCGTCATCGGCTTCCTGGTGGACCTGCTGCACCGGGCGATCGATCCTCGACAACGGGAGGCGGCATGA
- a CDS encoding ABC transporter substrate-binding protein has translation MFRRHRRLALISALAATAVILSACSGSADPAPSAGGGEPDPDATLHVGLVLEPTNLDIRHTSGAALEQILIDNIYEGLVSRTQENEIVERLASDYEVSDDGLTYTFTLNEGVAFHDGSTLTSADVVASYETVRTDATVQGNAEFASVASISAPDAATVQIVLSEPNQNFLFALTGPAGLVFKKGDTTDLKTAENGTGPFTLARWNKGSTITFTRNDAYWGDPAGVAEVEFQYIPDFTAGVNAALAGDVDVLTAVDPNLAPQLEDSGEFTLTTGRTTDKATLAFNNKKAPLDDVRVREALRLAIDHEALIEAVGAGTPLYGPIPELDPGYEDLSDVISYDPERAKELLAEAGQEDLDLTLTIPSFYGTTVPKVLISDFDKVGVNLEVDSVEFPTWLEDVYTNKDYDLSFVLHVEPRDFGNFANPDYYFGYDNAEVQDLYAQALAEVDPKASAKLLAEAARIVSEDHAADWLYNGQTITAVSPLVSGFPEDSINSRINLAGVTVSAAS, from the coding sequence ATGTTCCGACGTCATCGACGCCTTGCGCTGATCTCCGCGCTCGCGGCCACCGCCGTGATCCTCAGCGCCTGCTCCGGCTCAGCCGACCCCGCCCCGTCGGCGGGCGGCGGAGAGCCCGACCCCGACGCCACCCTGCACGTCGGTCTCGTGCTCGAGCCCACGAACCTCGACATCCGGCACACCAGCGGCGCCGCCCTCGAGCAGATCCTCATCGACAACATCTATGAGGGCCTGGTGAGCCGCACGCAGGAGAATGAGATCGTGGAGCGTCTCGCCTCCGACTACGAGGTGTCCGACGACGGCCTCACCTACACGTTCACCCTCAACGAGGGGGTCGCCTTCCACGATGGCTCGACCCTGACCTCCGCAGACGTCGTCGCCTCCTACGAGACCGTCCGCACGGACGCCACGGTGCAGGGCAACGCGGAGTTCGCATCCGTGGCCTCGATCTCGGCCCCGGACGCCGCCACCGTGCAGATCGTGCTGTCGGAGCCGAACCAGAACTTCCTGTTCGCGCTCACGGGCCCGGCCGGTCTCGTCTTCAAGAAGGGCGACACCACCGACCTCAAGACCGCGGAGAACGGCACGGGGCCGTTCACCCTCGCGCGCTGGAACAAGGGAAGCACGATCACCTTCACTCGCAACGATGCGTACTGGGGAGACCCGGCCGGCGTCGCCGAGGTCGAGTTCCAGTACATCCCCGACTTCACGGCAGGAGTGAACGCCGCTCTCGCCGGAGACGTCGACGTGCTCACCGCCGTGGACCCGAACCTGGCCCCGCAGCTCGAGGACTCCGGCGAGTTCACGCTCACGACGGGCCGCACGACCGACAAGGCCACGCTCGCCTTCAACAACAAGAAGGCTCCGCTGGACGATGTCCGGGTCCGTGAGGCGCTGCGCCTGGCCATCGACCACGAGGCGCTCATCGAGGCCGTCGGCGCGGGCACGCCGCTGTACGGACCCATCCCCGAACTCGACCCCGGCTACGAAGACCTCTCCGACGTCATCTCGTACGACCCGGAGCGGGCCAAGGAGCTGCTCGCCGAGGCTGGCCAGGAAGACCTCGATCTCACGCTGACCATCCCCTCGTTCTATGGGACGACTGTGCCGAAGGTGCTCATCTCCGACTTCGACAAGGTGGGCGTGAACCTCGAGGTGGACTCGGTGGAGTTCCCGACCTGGCTGGAAGACGTCTACACGAACAAGGACTACGACCTCAGCTTCGTGCTGCACGTCGAACCACGGGACTTCGGCAACTTCGCGAACCCGGACTACTACTTCGGCTATGACAACGCCGAGGTGCAGGACCTCTACGCGCAGGCCCTGGCCGAGGTGGATCCCAAGGCCTCCGCGAAGCTTCTCGCCGAGGCCGCTCGGATCGTCTCCGAGGACCACGCAGCCGACTGGCTCTACAACGGCCAGACCATCACCGCCGTGAGCCCCCTCGTCTCCGGGTTCCCGGAAGACTCGATCAACTCGCGCATCAACCTCGCGGGCGTGACCGTCTCCGCGGCGAGCTGA
- a CDS encoding alpha/beta fold hydrolase, whose product MAIDSSEFSYLPAQAEALGVPLPTVERLTLPLPHGRVVSALRFGAETPRVTFLHGAGLNAHTWDTTVLALGQPILAIDLAGHGDSSWRDDADYSPRTLAADVVAALEAWTSQPQVLVGQSLGGLTGAAVAAARPDLVAELIVVDITPGIDVSAGPAALREFYAGPTDFASRDELVDKAMALGFGGTRPETERGVFLNTRVRDDGRVEWKHHFAHLAAAALAAHDPGTPTAPSALHETGWDDLAAVSAPVTLVRAERGFVSAADAEQFQRRLPDARVVVLDATHNVQETAPPGTRGAPRRGRGRRNMTFRSAPAPHAPARP is encoded by the coding sequence GTGGCGATCGACAGCAGCGAGTTCTCCTATCTTCCCGCGCAGGCCGAAGCTCTCGGCGTCCCCCTCCCGACGGTGGAGCGCCTGACGCTCCCGCTCCCCCACGGCCGGGTCGTCAGCGCCCTGCGCTTCGGGGCCGAGACTCCCCGCGTCACGTTCCTGCACGGCGCCGGCCTGAATGCCCACACCTGGGACACGACCGTGCTGGCGCTCGGACAGCCGATCCTCGCGATCGACCTTGCCGGTCACGGCGACTCCTCCTGGCGCGACGACGCCGACTACTCCCCGCGTACCCTGGCTGCCGATGTCGTCGCTGCGCTGGAGGCGTGGACCTCGCAGCCGCAGGTCCTGGTCGGTCAGTCGCTCGGCGGCCTCACCGGCGCGGCCGTCGCCGCAGCCCGCCCCGACCTGGTGGCCGAGCTGATCGTCGTGGACATCACCCCCGGCATCGACGTCTCCGCCGGCCCCGCCGCCCTCCGGGAGTTCTACGCCGGCCCCACCGACTTCGCGAGCCGCGACGAGCTCGTGGACAAGGCGATGGCTCTCGGATTCGGGGGCACCCGCCCGGAGACCGAGCGCGGCGTCTTCCTCAACACCCGCGTCCGTGATGACGGGCGGGTGGAGTGGAAGCACCACTTCGCGCACCTCGCGGCCGCCGCGCTCGCCGCCCACGACCCGGGCACCCCGACGGCCCCGTCTGCACTGCACGAGACGGGCTGGGACGATCTGGCCGCGGTTTCCGCGCCCGTCACGCTCGTCCGCGCCGAGCGCGGTTTCGTCAGCGCTGCCGATGCCGAGCAGTTCCAGCGGCGCCTCCCCGACGCCCGCGTGGTGGTCCTGGACGCCACCCACAACGTCCAGGAGACCGCCCCCCCAGGGACTCGCGGCGCTCCTCGCCGCGGCCGCGGCAGGCGGAATATGACGTTCCGTTCCGCACCCGCCCCGCACGCCCCCGCCCGACCCTAG
- a CDS encoding carboxymuconolactone decarboxylase family protein: protein MTEQRVHLSKTEPAAYQALDAFSKTVGSICAANGIDDRLKEIVMIHCSQLNGCSYCTRIHVDRAVAAGLDADTISQIAVWRESGVFSDRERAALELAEAFTFIAEDGISDEVYDLVGGVFTEKEYAALSWACVSINAFNRIVIAGRYPVPPRGAQAGA, encoded by the coding sequence ATGACCGAACAGCGCGTGCACCTGTCCAAGACGGAGCCGGCCGCCTATCAGGCGCTCGATGCCTTCTCGAAGACGGTGGGGAGCATCTGTGCCGCGAACGGGATCGACGATCGCCTCAAGGAGATCGTCATGATCCACTGCTCCCAGCTGAACGGATGCAGCTATTGCACGCGGATCCACGTGGATCGGGCGGTCGCTGCGGGCCTCGATGCCGACACGATCAGCCAGATCGCGGTGTGGCGGGAGAGCGGCGTCTTCAGCGACCGGGAGCGTGCCGCCCTCGAACTGGCCGAGGCCTTCACGTTCATCGCGGAAGACGGCATCTCGGATGAGGTGTACGACCTGGTCGGCGGAGTCTTCACCGAGAAGGAGTACGCCGCCCTGAGCTGGGCCTGCGTGTCGATCAACGCCTTCAACCGCATCGTCATCGCCGGGCGCTACCCGGTACCGCCGCGCGGCGCTCAGGCGGGCGCGTGA
- a CDS encoding tyrosine-protein phosphatase has product MTILDVEGVTNVRDVGGIPAEGGRIRSGVLLRSGQLSNATTRGAARLRSSVRRIVDLRDGEEVAAEPSEIEGPETTHLPLFLGSVRSFFEADTSLDDLYLHLLEESGDRLVAAVRVIAAGEPTLIHCTVGKDRTGVTVALALSAVGADREAVIEDYALTESQLPAERSRRIAAYLRAQHPEAVHAVDLATRSPAEVMRRLLAAVDERWGSAAGYLRANGMTDEELAALHDALVEPLPRESAVEG; this is encoded by the coding sequence GTGACGATCCTCGACGTCGAGGGCGTGACGAACGTCAGGGACGTCGGCGGCATCCCCGCGGAGGGCGGACGCATCCGCAGCGGTGTCCTGTTGCGCTCTGGACAGCTCTCGAACGCGACGACGCGCGGGGCGGCACGGCTGCGGTCGTCGGTCAGACGTATCGTCGACCTCCGCGACGGCGAGGAGGTGGCCGCGGAACCGAGCGAGATCGAGGGCCCGGAAACGACCCACCTTCCGTTGTTCCTCGGATCCGTACGCTCCTTCTTCGAAGCCGACACGAGCCTGGACGACCTCTACCTGCATCTGCTGGAGGAGAGCGGGGACCGGCTGGTCGCCGCTGTCAGGGTGATCGCGGCGGGAGAGCCCACCCTGATCCACTGCACCGTGGGCAAGGACCGGACGGGGGTCACGGTCGCCCTCGCGCTGTCCGCGGTCGGAGCTGATCGCGAGGCGGTCATCGAGGACTACGCGCTCACCGAATCCCAGTTGCCCGCGGAGCGCTCCCGCCGGATCGCCGCCTACCTGCGGGCGCAGCACCCGGAGGCGGTGCACGCCGTGGATCTCGCCACCCGCTCGCCTGCCGAGGTGATGCGACGCCTGCTCGCCGCGGTGGACGAGCGCTGGGGTTCCGCGGCGGGTTATCTGCGGGCGAACGGAATGACCGACGAGGAACTCGCCGCGCTTCATGACGCGCTCGTGGAGCCGCTGCCGAGGGAATCGGCGGTCGAAGGTTAG
- a CDS encoding SIP domain-containing protein produces MDTTLDTRGTRAARRAARRRAHHLVTADEHSLLDLEAFLATLPLCASGRIFIEVPEASDIGRIHAPGRMTVTWLARSARSGAPGSGRGCAPGEALARATCAWADEMLLDDEVETQVTLLGGYLGTADIVEHLTERLAVAPNRIRVPERFGLLRVES; encoded by the coding sequence ATGGACACCACGCTCGACACCCGGGGCACGCGTGCGGCACGCCGCGCGGCGCGCCGTCGCGCACACCACCTGGTGACCGCCGACGAGCACTCACTGCTCGATCTCGAGGCGTTCCTCGCGACCCTCCCTTTGTGCGCATCCGGCCGCATCTTCATCGAGGTGCCGGAGGCGTCCGACATCGGGCGCATCCACGCGCCCGGCCGCATGACGGTCACCTGGCTGGCGCGCTCCGCGCGTTCGGGGGCTCCCGGCAGCGGTCGCGGCTGTGCACCCGGCGAGGCGCTGGCCAGAGCCACCTGCGCATGGGCCGACGAGATGCTGCTGGACGACGAGGTCGAGACGCAGGTGACGCTGCTCGGGGGCTACCTCGGCACGGCCGACATCGTCGAGCACCTCACGGAGCGGCTGGCGGTCGCGCCGAACCGCATCCGCGTGCCCGAGCGGTTCGGCTTGCTCCGCGTCGAGAGCTGA
- a CDS encoding Fe-S oxidoreductase, protein MTAGSGWEETAAERLARGRRLDRRIPSFLLRSPISRLGYAWGTAVGWVWGSLWSTGPIERRAGLWIFRGMPRWTFNRGGVCVGGCFLTGDEAPTDAVLRHERVHKAQWLRYGFLMPLLYLVAGRNPLRNRFEIEAGLADGNYVRRAG, encoded by the coding sequence GTGACGGCCGGGTCGGGCTGGGAGGAGACCGCTGCGGAGCGCCTCGCTCGCGGACGCCGTCTCGATCGACGCATCCCGTCGTTCCTCCTGCGCTCGCCGATCAGCCGCCTGGGCTATGCCTGGGGCACTGCGGTCGGCTGGGTGTGGGGATCACTGTGGAGCACTGGTCCGATCGAACGGCGCGCCGGCCTCTGGATCTTCCGCGGCATGCCCCGGTGGACCTTCAACCGCGGCGGGGTGTGCGTGGGAGGGTGCTTCCTCACCGGCGACGAGGCCCCCACGGACGCGGTCCTCCGCCATGAGAGAGTGCACAAAGCGCAGTGGCTGCGCTACGGGTTCCTCATGCCCCTGCTCTATCTCGTCGCAGGGCGGAATCCGCTGCGGAACCGCTTCGAGATCGAGGCCGGGCTGGCGGACGGCAACTACGTGCGCCGCGCTGGCTGA